Proteins encoded within one genomic window of Fibrobacter sp.:
- a CDS encoding BON domain-containing protein → MRKQFPYKLLTQKMFCCRCQRVTEHGIFAREPYSTHGGMEPKIPLLCSCEACQNVIICFSNEFSFGTSVEHADYTKIYGHNRIQPGNWLFFKGGVKPGLVKSCFQTHDKEIYVLTYGGAKDEKVECPKCHVESEVAPGGYRLLPAQSALTLIGDHVYHAIRDMFGVAVGYVNDGEKDKLAVQMEDKSLLFITLPQAIQNLPNAKLSDMTRNKLMQFFPEDSRRVSVTVGQGIVYLDGLVKNLSVKRAIRACVNGMQRVRGCVDFMKISAESYTSDEQIEKAILSLLETPGLKIFNYRVQVEQGRVQVSLDCVREYFPKEIENKIAEFPGVQDLDVKINSIPMDEMENTKVCKELEYELSMNTRLGDSLIRVNYVDDKFLLEGKVHSMIQKQLAMFCVARRVLSTSIENRLRIV, encoded by the coding sequence ATGCGTAAACAGTTCCCCTACAAACTTCTGACCCAGAAAATGTTTTGCTGCCGTTGCCAGCGGGTAACGGAGCACGGGATATTTGCGCGGGAACCCTATTCTACCCACGGTGGCATGGAACCGAAAATTCCGCTTCTGTGTTCGTGCGAAGCGTGCCAGAATGTCATCATCTGCTTTTCCAACGAGTTTAGCTTTGGAACAAGCGTGGAACATGCGGACTACACGAAGATTTACGGGCACAACCGAATCCAGCCCGGGAACTGGTTGTTTTTCAAGGGTGGTGTGAAGCCGGGGTTGGTCAAGAGTTGTTTCCAGACTCACGACAAGGAAATTTACGTGCTTACCTACGGTGGCGCCAAGGACGAAAAGGTGGAATGCCCCAAGTGCCATGTGGAGTCGGAGGTAGCGCCGGGCGGGTATCGGCTGCTTCCGGCCCAGAGCGCCTTGACGCTTATCGGCGACCATGTGTATCACGCCATTCGGGACATGTTCGGCGTGGCGGTAGGGTATGTGAACGACGGCGAAAAGGACAAGCTGGCCGTGCAGATGGAAGACAAAAGCCTGCTGTTCATTACGCTGCCCCAGGCCATACAGAACCTGCCCAATGCAAAACTTTCGGACATGACCCGCAACAAGCTGATGCAGTTTTTTCCGGAGGATTCCCGCCGAGTCTCGGTGACGGTGGGGCAGGGGATTGTGTATCTCGACGGCCTTGTGAAGAATTTGTCCGTAAAGCGTGCCATCAGGGCCTGCGTCAACGGCATGCAGAGGGTTCGGGGCTGCGTTGACTTTATGAAAATCAGTGCGGAATCCTACACTTCGGACGAGCAGATTGAAAAGGCAATTCTTTCCCTCCTGGAAACCCCGGGCCTTAAGATTTTTAACTATAGGGTCCAGGTGGAACAGGGGCGCGTGCAGGTGTCTCTGGACTGCGTTCGTGAATATTTCCCCAAAGAAATCGAGAACAAGATTGCGGAATTTCCGGGCGTGCAGGACTTGGACGTGAAAATTAATTCGATTCCTATGGACGAAATGGAAAATACCAAGGTTTGTAAGGAACTGGAATATGAGCTTTCCATGAATACCCGCCTGGGAGATTCCTTGATTCGCGTGAATTACGTAGATGATAAATTTTTGCTGGAAGGAAAGGTTCATTCCATGATCCAGAAACAGCTGGCCATGTTCTGCGTGGCAAGGCGCGTGCTGAGTACGTCTATTGAAAACAGGCTGAGGATAGTTTAA
- a CDS encoding adenosylhomocysteinase, translating to MLFDEIIDDTYEVSEYPALAGLAQEWLETRPFAGLRVLAATPVFRNTLVQYRALLAGGADLSVGISNDSDAGAEMPCDSGVVALLRESNIPVVGLQDALKAESRGEGFDLILDCAGQFSVCHPKYGFVELTRSGVQFYENSEKPVYVADSGIVKRIETSLGTGEGYVRALLQLGYGNVGRNGADAGGAGAAFAGKSFVVFGSGKVGQGIVLQLLREGAHVQVVTDKARGVSPFLDANDVPVADCNDLKSVVALVSAADFVVTATGVKGALDRPELTAALLSSKAVLANMGVEDEYGSSVPAGRVLAEKKPLNFILEEPTHLKYIDASLALHGALGELLVREAADASDKKNAGPMDPPSELEQRILSMTMQDGLIGPEIAEMLSL from the coding sequence ATGCTTTTTGACGAAATTATAGACGACACCTACGAGGTGTCGGAATACCCCGCCCTTGCAGGCCTTGCGCAGGAATGGCTTGAAACCAGGCCCTTTGCGGGTCTGCGCGTGCTGGCGGCGACACCCGTGTTCCGGAATACGCTGGTGCAGTACCGTGCACTATTGGCCGGCGGGGCTGATCTTTCGGTAGGTATTTCGAACGATTCCGACGCGGGTGCCGAAATGCCTTGTGACTCTGGCGTTGTCGCTCTACTGCGGGAATCGAACATTCCGGTGGTTGGCCTGCAGGACGCCTTGAAGGCGGAGTCCCGTGGCGAAGGTTTCGACCTGATTCTGGATTGCGCGGGCCAGTTTTCGGTATGCCATCCGAAATATGGTTTTGTGGAACTTACCCGCAGCGGTGTGCAGTTTTACGAGAACAGCGAAAAGCCGGTGTATGTGGCGGACAGCGGAATCGTCAAGCGTATCGAGACCAGCCTCGGGACCGGGGAAGGTTATGTGCGGGCCCTTTTGCAGCTGGGCTACGGCAATGTTGGTCGAAATGGCGCAGATGCCGGTGGTGCCGGTGCGGCTTTTGCAGGAAAAAGTTTTGTGGTGTTCGGGAGCGGCAAGGTAGGGCAGGGAATCGTTCTGCAACTCTTGCGGGAAGGCGCTCACGTGCAGGTGGTAACGGATAAGGCTCGCGGCGTTAGTCCTTTTTTGGATGCAAACGACGTGCCTGTTGCGGATTGCAACGACCTGAAATCGGTTGTAGCTCTTGTGAGTGCTGCCGACTTTGTGGTGACGGCTACCGGCGTGAAGGGTGCCCTTGACCGGCCGGAGCTGACGGCGGCTCTGCTCTCTTCGAAAGCGGTGCTCGCCAACATGGGTGTCGAAGACGAATATGGCTCTAGTGTTCCTGCAGGTCGCGTGCTTGCCGAAAAGAAACCCCTGAACTTCATTCTAGAAGAACCGACCCACCTGAAATATATCGACGCGTCCCTCGCTTTGCACGGGGCACTGGGGGAACTTCTGGTGCGTGAAGCTGCGGATGCTTCGGACAAAAAAAATGCGGGCCCAATGGACCCGCCAAGCGAACTAGAACAGCGCATTCTCTCGATGACCATGCAGGACGGCCTTATCGGTCCTGAAATCGCCGAGATGCTGAGCCTTTAA
- a CDS encoding sodium:alanine symporter family protein, translating into MATLNSILDTIDGYVWGIPLIVVILFVGILLTCRLGVLQVTNLGNALRYMLNSEKEGQGEVSSFAALCTALAATVGTGNIVGVATAIGTGGPGALFWMEVAAFFGMATKYAEGLLAVKYRKVASDGKVLGGPFYYIETGIKERFGFNFKWLAVLFAIFGVLAGLLGIGTITQVNGITSAVATVFPSREFVNIDGNSVSVSTAIAGLLCAGFTAMVIIGGLKRIAKVSLYIVPLMAIFYILFCLLILGFNFSKISSAIEMIIQAAFNPSAVTGGVVGTIFIAMQKGIARGIFSNEAGLGSAPIAAAAAKTKEPVRQGLVCMTGTFIDTIVICSMTGLAIVVTGAWTPELGLQGVNITMEAFVRGLSNLPAGSSVAPYILTAALVFFAFTTILGWAYYSERCLEYLVGRGKKGAILTFRWFYVAAVFIGPYLTVSAVWTSADIFNGLMAFPNLVALILLSGVVARETKKFFEKLEGKKN; encoded by the coding sequence ATGGCAACCCTAAATTCCATCCTTGATACCATCGACGGCTACGTGTGGGGTATCCCCCTTATCGTCGTCATCCTGTTTGTAGGTATCTTGCTCACCTGTCGCCTGGGTGTACTCCAGGTCACAAACCTGGGCAACGCCCTGCGCTACATGCTCAACAGCGAAAAAGAAGGCCAGGGAGAAGTTTCAAGCTTTGCCGCCCTCTGCACGGCTCTTGCGGCAACGGTAGGTACCGGAAATATCGTTGGCGTGGCTACCGCTATCGGGACAGGCGGTCCGGGAGCCCTTTTCTGGATGGAAGTGGCCGCATTCTTTGGCATGGCCACCAAGTATGCCGAAGGTCTTTTGGCCGTCAAGTACCGCAAGGTGGCTAGCGACGGAAAAGTTCTAGGAGGCCCCTTCTACTACATTGAAACCGGCATCAAGGAACGTTTTGGCTTTAACTTCAAGTGGCTAGCCGTGCTGTTCGCCATCTTCGGCGTGCTTGCCGGACTTTTGGGCATCGGCACCATCACCCAAGTAAACGGCATCACCTCGGCAGTAGCAACAGTATTTCCCTCCCGAGAATTCGTGAACATCGATGGTAATTCCGTCTCCGTATCCACCGCCATTGCAGGCCTCCTGTGCGCAGGCTTTACGGCCATGGTCATCATCGGCGGGCTCAAGCGTATCGCGAAAGTCTCTCTTTATATTGTGCCCCTCATGGCCATCTTCTACATTCTTTTCTGCCTACTAATTCTCGGTTTCAATTTCTCTAAAATTTCTAGCGCTATCGAAATGATTATCCAGGCCGCATTCAACCCTAGCGCCGTTACCGGCGGCGTGGTGGGCACCATCTTTATCGCCATGCAAAAGGGTATCGCCCGCGGCATCTTCAGCAACGAGGCGGGTCTCGGTTCTGCTCCCATCGCCGCTGCCGCAGCAAAGACCAAGGAGCCTGTCCGTCAGGGACTGGTCTGCATGACGGGGACCTTCATTGATACCATCGTCATCTGCTCCATGACAGGCCTTGCCATCGTGGTGACCGGAGCCTGGACTCCCGAACTTGGACTCCAGGGCGTGAACATTACCATGGAAGCTTTTGTCCGCGGGCTTTCGAATCTGCCCGCCGGTTCAAGTGTCGCTCCCTACATTCTCACCGCCGCCCTGGTATTCTTTGCCTTCACCACTATTCTCGGCTGGGCCTATTATTCTGAACGTTGCCTAGAATACCTGGTGGGCCGTGGCAAGAAAGGAGCCATTCTCACTTTCCGCTGGTTCTATGTAGCGGCCGTGTTTATTGGCCCCTATCTCACGGTGAGTGCCGTGTGGACCAGTGCCGACATTTTCAACGGACTCATGGCCTTCCCGAACCTGGTGGCCCTTATCCTCCTGAGCGGGGTCGTCGCCCGGGAAACCAAGAAGTTCTTCGAAAAACTTGAGGGGAAAAAGAACTAG
- a CDS encoding Na/Pi cotransporter family protein, with amino-acid sequence MTLMILKMLGCLALLMFGMKTMSEGLQKLTGGHLRAFLGTMTKHRAGGLLTGTFITAAVQSSTATTVMTVSFVNAGLLTLKQAIPVIMGANIGTTATAWIMSIFGFQFNMSNFVWPFFALGIILSYVRKSNVKSFGEFVFGFSFMFLGLTTLRENAVAMDLSHNQAVIDFFAASGNWGILSTLLFLLLGSVLTMCVQSSAAIMAITLLLCSSGVLPIYQGIALVMGENIGTTVTSNLAALSASTQARRAALAHMLFNVFGVVWVLIVFHPFVNMVCHIVGFDPNFVPQTQEEIAEASVRVTYALSGFHTAFNLCNVAILIWFIKPMENIICKIIREKEDGEDFSIKFISAGLMSTAELSLFEARKEINLFAERTLKMFRFVPDLLKMKDEGEFTKLFARIEKYENISDKMEIEIAGYLNKVSEGRLSPESKRVLQSMLKEISEIESIGDSIYNMSRAIRHKFQSADDFTEEQYSRIEGMMKLCDKSMAQMVDIIEDAPQADVKSTLMMEYEINDYRKMLKQLNIDDINAQRYSYQMGVHYMDVINDCEKLGDYVINVVEAHVNHKLSG; translated from the coding sequence AACCTTTATTACCGCCGCCGTGCAGTCTTCTACTGCCACTACCGTCATGACCGTCAGTTTCGTCAATGCTGGTCTGCTTACCCTTAAGCAGGCCATTCCTGTTATTATGGGGGCGAACATCGGTACCACGGCCACGGCCTGGATCATGTCCATCTTCGGATTCCAGTTCAACATGAGTAATTTCGTGTGGCCCTTCTTTGCCCTGGGAATTATCCTCTCCTATGTGCGGAAAAGCAACGTCAAGAGTTTCGGCGAATTTGTTTTCGGATTTTCTTTCATGTTTCTGGGGCTTACCACCCTACGCGAAAATGCGGTGGCCATGGATTTGTCCCACAACCAGGCAGTTATTGACTTTTTTGCGGCCAGCGGCAACTGGGGCATTCTGTCCACCTTGTTGTTCCTGCTTTTGGGAAGCGTCCTTACCATGTGTGTGCAGTCTTCTGCCGCCATCATGGCCATTACCCTCCTTCTTTGCAGTAGCGGGGTGCTCCCGATTTACCAGGGCATTGCCCTTGTGATGGGTGAAAATATTGGAACCACGGTGACTTCGAACCTGGCCGCCCTTTCGGCTAGCACTCAGGCTCGGCGTGCGGCCCTGGCCCACATGCTTTTCAACGTGTTCGGCGTGGTGTGGGTACTGATTGTTTTCCACCCCTTCGTGAACATGGTTTGCCATATCGTCGGCTTTGACCCGAACTTTGTCCCCCAGACCCAAGAAGAAATTGCCGAGGCCAGCGTGCGGGTGACTTACGCCCTGTCCGGATTCCATACGGCATTCAACCTCTGCAACGTGGCGATCCTCATCTGGTTCATCAAGCCCATGGAAAATATCATCTGCAAGATTATCCGTGAAAAGGAAGATGGCGAAGATTTCAGCATCAAGTTTATCAGTGCTGGCCTCATGAGTACCGCCGAACTTTCCCTGTTCGAAGCCCGTAAAGAAATCAACCTGTTTGCCGAACGCACTTTGAAGATGTTCCGCTTTGTGCCGGACTTGCTCAAGATGAAGGACGAGGGAGAGTTCACGAAGCTATTCGCCCGAATCGAGAAGTACGAGAACATCAGCGACAAGATGGAAATCGAAATTGCAGGTTACCTGAACAAGGTGAGTGAAGGCCGCCTGAGCCCGGAAAGTAAGCGGGTGCTGCAGTCCATGCTCAAGGAGATTTCTGAAATCGAGAGCATTGGCGATTCCATCTATAACATGTCCAGGGCTATACGGCACAAGTTCCAGAGTGCCGACGACTTTACCGAAGAGCAGTACAGCCGTATCGAAGGCATGATGAAGCTTTGCGACAAGTCCATGGCCCAGATGGTGGATATCATCGAAGACGCTCCCCAGGCCGATGTGAAGTCCACCTTGATGATGGAATACGAAATCAATGACTACCGCAAGATGCTCAAGCAGTTGAACATAGACGACATCAATGCCCAGCGCTACAGCTACCAGATGGGCGTGCACTACATGGACGTGATCAACGACTGCGAAAAGCTGGGCGACTACGTGATTAACGTGGTGGAAGCCCACGTGAACCACAAGCTTTCGGGCTAG
- a CDS encoding glutamate--tRNA ligase — protein sequence MCENCCSNRPVRVRFAPSPTGYLHVGGARTAIYNYFFAKHMGGTFYLRIEDTDRKRYNETALHDLMRDLKWLGLQWDEGPGCEGDCGPYFQSERLDIYHREIKKLLDAGCAYYCFCSEERLQEVRAEQEKSHVPVTGYDRHCRNISREEAEARIAAGEKAVIRFKVPETGVTEFDDMIRGHISYQNELLDDLVLIKRDGYPTYHFASVVDDHLMGTTHVLRGDEWISSTPKHELLYKAFGWQPPVWCHLPVILDKNGGKLSKRKGAASVGDFRDLGYLPETLVNYLALLGWNPGDDREVMTIKEMVESFTLERINPKSASFDEKKLQWMNGQHIHLCDDAFLKNIMKEGLAAKGIDLSKEPEERLDEIVKQLKPRAHFVQDLADMAVYFFVAPTTYDEKGAKKHFGEGSKEVATLVRDMLASIEDFKTPVIEKGFYDLAERCGHKVGELVGAPRLAVSGVTAGPGLWEMFELIGKEEVLRRIDVALPLMKD from the coding sequence ATGTGCGAAAATTGCTGTTCTAACCGTCCTGTCCGAGTACGCTTTGCCCCGAGCCCCACGGGCTACCTGCATGTGGGCGGTGCGCGTACCGCTATTTACAACTACTTTTTTGCCAAGCACATGGGTGGCACGTTCTACCTGCGTATCGAGGATACCGACCGCAAGCGTTACAACGAAACTGCATTGCACGACTTGATGCGCGACCTCAAGTGGCTTGGACTCCAGTGGGACGAGGGTCCGGGTTGCGAAGGCGACTGCGGTCCGTACTTCCAGAGCGAACGCCTGGACATTTACCACCGTGAAATCAAGAAACTCTTGGATGCGGGTTGCGCCTACTATTGCTTCTGCTCCGAAGAGCGCCTGCAGGAAGTCCGCGCCGAACAGGAAAAGAGCCACGTGCCGGTTACCGGCTACGACCGCCACTGCCGTAACATTAGTCGCGAAGAAGCCGAAGCCCGCATTGCCGCCGGCGAAAAGGCCGTGATCCGCTTCAAGGTGCCGGAAACGGGTGTTACCGAATTCGACGACATGATTCGCGGTCACATCAGCTACCAGAACGAACTTTTGGACGACCTGGTGCTTATCAAGCGCGACGGATACCCGACGTACCACTTTGCAAGCGTCGTGGACGACCACTTGATGGGAACGACCCACGTGCTCCGCGGCGACGAATGGATCAGCTCCACGCCGAAGCATGAACTCCTTTACAAGGCCTTTGGCTGGCAGCCGCCCGTATGGTGCCACCTGCCGGTGATTCTCGACAAGAACGGCGGTAAGCTTTCTAAGCGCAAGGGTGCTGCTTCTGTGGGCGATTTCCGCGACCTCGGCTACCTGCCCGAAACGCTCGTGAACTACCTCGCTCTCCTGGGCTGGAACCCGGGCGACGACCGTGAAGTCATGACCATCAAGGAAATGGTGGAAAGCTTTACACTGGAACGCATCAACCCGAAGTCTGCCAGCTTCGACGAAAAGAAATTGCAGTGGATGAACGGCCAGCACATCCACCTGTGCGACGACGCTTTCCTCAAGAATATCATGAAGGAAGGCTTGGCTGCGAAGGGTATCGACCTCTCGAAGGAACCGGAAGAACGCCTCGACGAAATCGTGAAGCAGCTCAAGCCCCGTGCCCACTTTGTGCAGGATTTGGCCGACATGGCCGTGTACTTCTTTGTTGCTCCGACCACCTACGACGAGAAGGGTGCGAAGAAGCACTTCGGCGAAGGTTCCAAGGAAGTGGCGACCCTCGTGCGCGACATGCTCGCTTCCATTGAAGACTTCAAGACGCCTGTCATCGAGAAGGGTTTCTACGACCTGGCCGAACGTTGCGGCCACAAGGTGGGTGAACTCGTCGGTGCCCCGCGTCTCGCTGTCTCTGGCGTTACTGCTGGCCCCGGCCTCTGGGAAATGTTCGAACTCATCGGCAAGGAAGAAGTGCTCCGCCGCATTGATGTCGCCCTCCCGCTGATGAAGGATTAG
- a CDS encoding response regulator: MFGHHLPLSEQSLQVIEQIGNDMPGGFFIYKATGNEELLYANKAVFRIFGCETLEEFKALTGYTFKGMLYPEDYGKISASIVEQIKKSQGNLDYVEYRIVRKDGEIRWIDDYGHYVESDVYGGLYYVFISDITEKRMQMETDKAVRTAVIEALSRSYNAVWLINDIATGSFSLFRGETKGESIHARPTREALELLDYEDAKRNYIDNFVVEEDRERLRRELTLENLKECTSDNHMFTESFRRIIGNEERYYRIEFMQVKLPNGKTGIVAGFRDVDSEVREEEETRRKLLEAEAAKAENRRLMERVESAAELAELMGSVTSLLSNMPALSFSKDALTGKYLACNQAFAEYANKENPDGVIGLTDYQIFDPVTAAHFAEDDRKALEMDKPYVFFEDVPNAVGTEIRNLQTTKMKFKDSSGRLCTLGMCVDVTEMTRIKSAEAHQQELEARLELQETLLQERHHREQLDNMITAMASDYRSIYHVNLDADEAVCYRADASDKDQHAEGVRFPYLERFRYYGNTYVTEAFREGFLNFIEPENIRRALAKDSLIVYRYLVNRAGKEYYEMIRVADVQGAEERTDGIVHAVGLGLTVIDEEMRDSLARNKALTEALAAAESASTAKTAFLSNMSHEIRTPMNAIIGLDSLALSDETLSDKTKDYLEKIGGSARHLLGLINDILDMSRIESGKLMLRNEEFSLNDMLEQINTLVMTQCSERGIRFQCNQKGKVGSYFIGDEMKLKQVLINILSNAIKFTERLGEIRLDVECTASYQGQSTLKFSVQDTGIGISESFIPKIFDSFTQEDSTRNSKFGSTGLGMAITKNIVEMMNGSISVESKKGVGSTFTVVVTLRECEHALPSIGKIQTKDLSVLVVDDDAIACEHARLVLSEAGVKSDTSLSGEEALHMLEVHHAKHEPYNLVLLDWKMPDMDGIEVARRIRERYDKETTVIILTAYNWDEIMDTALHAGVDSFLSKPLFAMGVLDEFERIARRNNMGILREKKRASLEGRRILLAEDIAINAEIMKEILKARGMAVGLAENGKLALEMFRESDYNHYDAILMDVRMPEMDGLEATAAIRALDRPDAKTVPIVAMTANAFDEDVQKSLQVGMNAHLSKPVEPDILYLTLAELIYDSK; this comes from the coding sequence ATGTTCGGACACCACCTTCCTTTGAGCGAACAGTCCCTGCAAGTTATCGAGCAGATTGGAAACGACATGCCCGGCGGTTTTTTTATATACAAGGCCACGGGGAACGAGGAACTGCTTTATGCCAACAAGGCGGTATTTCGAATTTTCGGTTGCGAGACCCTGGAAGAATTCAAGGCCCTGACCGGCTACACCTTCAAGGGAATGCTTTACCCCGAAGACTATGGAAAGATTTCGGCATCCATAGTGGAGCAAATAAAAAAAAGTCAGGGGAATCTGGATTATGTGGAGTACCGCATTGTCCGCAAGGATGGAGAAATTCGCTGGATAGACGACTATGGGCACTACGTGGAATCCGACGTCTATGGCGGCCTCTATTACGTGTTTATTTCGGACATTACCGAAAAACGGATGCAAATGGAAACGGACAAGGCCGTCCGGACAGCGGTTATCGAAGCCCTTAGCAGAAGCTACAATGCGGTGTGGCTCATTAATGACATTGCCACGGGGAGTTTTTCGCTTTTCCGTGGCGAGACGAAGGGCGAGAGCATTCATGCAAGGCCCACCCGCGAAGCTTTGGAACTTTTGGATTACGAAGATGCCAAGAGAAACTACATTGACAACTTTGTCGTGGAAGAAGACCGGGAACGCCTCCGCAGGGAACTGACCCTTGAAAATCTCAAGGAGTGTACCAGTGACAACCACATGTTCACAGAAAGTTTCAGGCGAATCATCGGTAATGAAGAACGGTATTACCGTATCGAATTTATGCAGGTGAAGCTGCCCAACGGCAAAACCGGGATTGTTGCGGGCTTTAGGGATGTAGATTCTGAAGTCCGCGAAGAAGAGGAAACCCGGAGAAAACTCCTGGAGGCCGAAGCCGCCAAGGCTGAAAACCGAAGGCTCATGGAACGGGTGGAATCCGCTGCGGAACTGGCGGAACTTATGGGCTCGGTAACTTCGCTTCTTTCGAACATGCCGGCCCTGAGTTTTTCGAAGGATGCCCTTACCGGCAAGTACCTCGCCTGTAACCAGGCCTTCGCCGAATACGCCAACAAGGAAAATCCCGACGGTGTTATCGGACTTACGGATTACCAAATTTTTGACCCCGTGACGGCGGCGCATTTTGCTGAGGACGACCGCAAGGCGCTTGAAATGGACAAGCCCTACGTGTTCTTCGAGGATGTTCCCAACGCGGTGGGGACAGAAATCCGCAACCTCCAGACAACCAAGATGAAGTTCAAGGATTCTTCGGGCAGGCTCTGCACCTTGGGTATGTGCGTGGATGTGACGGAAATGACCCGCATAAAATCAGCAGAAGCCCATCAGCAGGAACTGGAAGCGAGGCTTGAATTACAAGAAACCCTTTTGCAGGAACGGCACCACCGCGAACAGCTGGATAACATGATAACGGCCATGGCTTCTGATTACCGCAGTATTTATCATGTGAATCTTGATGCCGACGAAGCGGTGTGTTACCGTGCAGACGCAAGCGACAAAGACCAGCATGCGGAAGGGGTCCGTTTCCCCTATCTCGAACGGTTCCGCTACTATGGAAACACCTATGTGACGGAAGCCTTCCGTGAAGGATTCCTGAATTTTATCGAACCCGAAAATATCCGCAGGGCACTTGCGAAGGACTCTCTGATCGTTTATCGTTACCTAGTGAACCGCGCAGGCAAGGAATATTACGAGATGATTCGCGTCGCGGACGTGCAGGGAGCGGAAGAACGTACGGACGGAATTGTCCATGCGGTGGGTCTTGGCCTTACGGTTATTGACGAAGAAATGCGGGACTCTCTGGCAAGGAACAAGGCACTAACGGAGGCCCTGGCGGCAGCCGAATCGGCAAGCACCGCAAAGACGGCGTTCCTCTCCAACATGAGCCACGAAATAAGAACTCCGATGAATGCCATCATTGGCCTGGATAGTCTTGCTCTCAGTGACGAGACCCTAAGCGACAAGACTAAGGACTATCTTGAAAAAATTGGAGGCAGTGCAAGGCACTTGCTAGGACTCATCAATGACATTTTGGACATGAGCCGCATCGAAAGTGGAAAGCTTATGCTCAGGAACGAGGAGTTTTCCCTGAACGACATGTTGGAGCAGATAAACACACTGGTCATGACGCAGTGCAGCGAAAGGGGAATCCGCTTCCAATGCAACCAGAAAGGGAAGGTTGGCTCTTACTTCATTGGCGACGAGATGAAACTGAAGCAGGTGCTCATCAACATCCTGAGCAACGCCATCAAGTTCACGGAACGCTTGGGCGAAATCCGTCTTGACGTGGAGTGTACGGCCTCGTACCAGGGCCAGTCTACGCTGAAATTTTCCGTGCAGGATACAGGAATAGGAATTTCAGAATCCTTCATCCCGAAGATATTTGACTCCTTCACGCAAGAAGATTCCACGCGGAACTCTAAGTTCGGCAGTACCGGGCTTGGAATGGCGATTACCAAGAACATCGTAGAGATGATGAATGGCTCCATTTCTGTAGAATCTAAGAAAGGGGTGGGTTCCACCTTCACCGTGGTTGTGACTCTCAGGGAATGCGAACACGCTCTCCCCTCCATAGGGAAAATCCAGACGAAGGACTTGTCCGTTCTCGTGGTGGACGACGACGCCATCGCCTGCGAGCACGCAAGGCTCGTACTTTCGGAAGCGGGCGTCAAGTCGGATACGAGCTTGAGCGGAGAAGAGGCTCTCCACATGCTTGAGGTTCACCATGCAAAACATGAACCCTATAATCTGGTGCTTCTCGATTGGAAAATGCCAGACATGGATGGAATCGAGGTAGCTAGGCGCATCCGTGAACGCTACGACAAGGAAACCACCGTCATCATTCTTACGGCATATAACTGGGATGAAATTATGGACACCGCGCTGCATGCGGGAGTAGACAGTTTTCTTTCAAAGCCCTTGTTTGCCATGGGTGTGTTGGACGAGTTTGAACGTATTGCCCGACGCAATAATATGGGAATTCTTAGGGAAAAGAAACGGGCGAGCCTAGAAGGAAGGCGCATCCTCCTTGCTGAAGACATTGCCATTAACGCCGAAATCATGAAGGAAATTCTGAAGGCGCGGGGGATGGCGGTTGGCCTGGCCGAAAATGGGAAACTCGCTCTCGAGATGTTCAGGGAAAGCGATTATAATCATTACGATGCTATTCTCATGGATGTGCGGATGCCCGAAATGGATGGCCTGGAGGCCACCGCAGCTATCCGTGCTTTGGACCGCCCCGATGCAAAGACCGTGCCTATTGTTGCCATGACGGCTAACGCCTTTGACGAGGATGTGCAAAAATCCTTGCAGGTCGGCATGAATGCCCATCTTTCAAAACCTGTGGAACCCGACATCCTTTACCTGACTCTGGCGGAGCTCATTTACGACTCCAAATAG